Within the Rosa rugosa chromosome 2, drRosRugo1.1, whole genome shotgun sequence genome, the region ACAAGGGTCCTCCAATTCTGGAGGCCTCTCATTATTGATATCCATTAAATCAACCAATCCAACAGTCTGCGTAAGAAAACAACACAAGTTTGAGCAGTTTCAATGGAAAGTGAAACAATTACCAAGAATGCAAAAATATTGTACACAAGCAGCTAACTTTGAATGATGATCATCATTAAGCTAATTCTAAGCAGGATTTTGTGCGGTATACAATTCCTCAGTTACCAAATGCAAAAGGAAAGCTTTCAacataaaattgaaaatttgactGCAATCTGAGGAATAAGGGATGAAAACTTGGAAAACAAAAAGTACCAAAATCTTAAATGTGGAATTGCATAATCCAACAGATAAATTGACGAGCAAATTGGAGTAAATAAGAAAACATTACCTGTTCTTTGAGGCGACTTGAAGATAGAAAACAGAAGGCAAAAGCATAGGATGCAGAACAATCAAGGTCTTTTTAGTATATAGTTGACAGCCACTTTCTGTTGTAAACTCTGGAAATTAAATATGTAAAGAGGAGGTTGAGTTGGCACAGTTGGGATTTTCCCAGAGCTGCACAAGAGCAACTAAAGAATAGAGTCTAAATTGGCGGTAAAATTAAGTCTGGCAAAAACTATACTCAGAATAAAAATACGAATGAAAATTTCAGTGCTAAGATTTGATGTTATTTTGTGAAGTTGACAATGAGCAGTGTGTTTTGATACAAACTGAGGCCTAAGAGGAATGTCACAACCGAGTCAACTTAGTAACGGTAGTTCTAGTGCAAACCATGATCATTTTTACTTCGATCTATCTATACACTCGTACTGTTAATGCATACATAATTCCAGTACAATGCATCAATACATACAGTTAATTCAGATGTTTCTCAGCTTTTGGTGACATGATATGAACGGTCAGAGTTTATATCTATAAGGATGCAAGTACTGTGTTTGCATATAGCTCTAAAGTACTTCAATATTCAGAAATATTACAAACCGCTAAGGAATTGTTTCGTGCCACTATACAATAATCACTCCAGTTTCAGAAGCTCCGAGTTTTCTTCTTATTTCACAAGTACAGCTATATTATCAACTTCAAATAGCACAAGTTACAGAACTTGCATTAATCTGTTTCAAAAGCAAGGACACGATGCCGTTTCAGGTTGGAGGGGGGACTGGTTGCAACTTCCTTGCCCTCAACGGTAAGCATCTTCAGAGCAATAGTTCGTAGATAATCCGACTGGAAAAAGAGATTCGCACAAAACTAAGGTTATATATGAAGCCACAATACATCTTCAATACAAAGAGAGTTGAAAAATAAACAGTAGCACACTATGCAAGTGAAATACATATCATAGTGTATAAGTAGCATACAATCATTAGGACCCCAAGAGTTATGGAAGTACCTGGCTTGATGCAGTAGCATACACCTTTTCCTCAAACCTTAAAGCAATTCTCTTCAGTTCAAGCAACCCCTCTTGGCCAGAGAAGGAGAGATGCCTCTTCAACGTATCAAGTCTCCACATTCAAAACATTTAGTAATTAAGTCAATGACCATAGAAATCAACGGAGATGGAGTTCTTAACAAAAAATTTAGACTGCAGAGTATAGAAATCAATGGACTAActtgaccaaaaagaaaaatatgaaaaccaGAATGGACTAGATAATAACCATGTCCTTTTTTAGCTTTAATGTCCATATCAGAACAGAAGGCATAAGCAGTTGATAACAATTTATAGACTCAGAAAAAAGGTAATGACTGATATATGATTCAAGGTTAGTATTTTCAATACATCCACTTGAATATTAATCTGTACAAAAAATATGAATCATCTAATTTTATCATACAACCCCTAGTTTTCTGCTCTATATATATCCATCATATCCCTCAAGCTGCACTCTTTCGGTTAGTGCCTCTTCAAGTGAAATCAATTTAGATTGCCCTGTTCAACAAACTAATGACCCAACTGACTCTGATATAAAAAGCTACTGAAAGGGAACCATCGATCTTCTACTAGTACTGGGTACTTCCCACATAAACACTCTTATGGCATGAACAAAGTAACAAGCTTTTAGAATAACAGATCCATTGAAAACTTAGTTTGCCATTATCCTTGACACAAAGAAAGTTGAAAATTATAAAAGAAACAATACAAGTGTAATCCATATGTTCACATTAAAGTACTCTTATGTTTAACATGAAAATTTAGGATCCCAAGAGCTATGCAGCAGTATGTCTTTTTCTCATACCTCATAACTATTTCCTCTGTTTCGTCTACTTCCTCTTGATATCATAGAAACTCAGATGCGTAATCAGTACATCCCATCATTACATGTAATAAGTTGACCATGAAGGCATACAGATTCTTAACAGCCATATTGAATTCTTAGAGAACAAAATAATTCTTACTTTCCAAAAGTACTTACATCTTGTTGACAATTCTTTGCCTTGAATCTGGCATCAAGTACATCCTCCAATCGCCGGCGTCATGCGAGGCTTCTCCACCCTGTGGAGGCCTCTGATCACTGTTGATATTGGTATCCATCAAAATCtaacaaacaaaacaacaaagatGAGTTGCAAAACCAGATAAAAACTGCAACAATAGTCAGAACCAAGAGTAAATCACATCCCAA harbors:
- the LOC133728617 gene encoding mediator of RNA polymerase II transcription subunit 15a-like isoform X2; this encodes MDTNINSDQRPPQGGEASHDAGDWRMYLMPDSRQRIVNKILDTLKRHLSFSGQEGLLELKRIALRFEEKVYATASSQSDYLRTIALKMLTVEGKEVATSPPSNLKRHRVLAFETD
- the LOC133728617 gene encoding mediator of RNA polymerase II transcription subunit 15a-like isoform X1 produces the protein MMIQILMDTNINSDQRPPQGGEASHDAGDWRMYLMPDSRQRIVNKILDTLKRHLSFSGQEGLLELKRIALRFEEKVYATASSQSDYLRTIALKMLTVEGKEVATSPPSNLKRHRVLAFETD